From a region of the Constantimarinum furrinae genome:
- a CDS encoding TonB-dependent receptor plug domain-containing protein, whose product MKTTSLPLLLLFLLLSTGLLAQNATVKGVILDESNLPVPSVNVTYDGGGTITNFDGYFILEIPANQDVILTFSHVGHSNIQQTFNMKPNQEYEFNPVMRISVEQIGTITITGRKRSRVDETGVLTIAPETIRTLPGANAGVENLIKTLPGVSGNDELSTQYAVRGGNYDENLVYVNEIEVYRPFLIRSGQQEGLSFVNSDLTRSVDFSAGGFQAKYGDKLSSVLDIEYRRPVSFGATADLSLLGASASVEGISPNERLRGIVGLRYRDNSLFVNAKQTETNFQPRFGDAQTYLTYKFSNKFELGFLGNISVNQYDYEPLTRQTNFGTLANPVALLVFYEGQEKDRYNTYFGALKGTYVVNDQFTTKFIASLYQTTEQEYFDILAQYRLGEVNTNIGDENLGEVEFTEGIGSQLTHARNDLDALIINAEHKGIYKLKSEEVDPNAAVIEYGIKYTREDIRDRVQEYEIIDSAGFSIRPPLSDFANDQPYNPFTSPIVPYTDIRATNNVQIDRFSGYAQWSKKSNLGNSDLWLNAGVRAHNWTVSGDGIESTSQTTISPRGQVSLKPDWEMDMLFRLSGGLYHQPPFYRELRDSTGAVRPGVKAQQSVHIVLGNDYSFDLWGRPFTLNSELYYKHLTDVNPYTLENVRIRYRARNNAVAYAYGLDLRLAGEFVPGTESWVSFGYLKTEENIEDRGYIFRPTDQRLKFGVLFQDYVKVIPDLKMYLNLVYNTGLPGGSPSYADPYDFQTRLPDYKRADLGVSYVIVNSDKLSDSGLLKPFEELTIGAEIFNIFDVRNSITNTFVRDVYTKVQYSIPNFLTPRVYNVRVTMKF is encoded by the coding sequence TTGAAAACTACATCTTTACCTTTACTTCTCCTCTTTTTATTATTGTCAACCGGTCTTCTGGCACAAAATGCCACAGTTAAGGGAGTAATACTCGACGAATCGAACCTACCTGTCCCGAGCGTAAATGTTACTTATGACGGCGGCGGAACCATTACAAATTTCGACGGTTATTTTATACTAGAAATTCCCGCCAATCAAGACGTTATTTTAACGTTTTCACATGTTGGGCATAGCAATATCCAACAAACTTTCAATATGAAACCCAATCAGGAATATGAGTTTAATCCTGTGATGAGAATTAGTGTTGAGCAAATTGGAACGATTACTATTACCGGCAGAAAACGCAGTCGGGTTGATGAAACAGGGGTGTTAACCATCGCTCCGGAAACCATCAGGACCCTACCCGGTGCTAATGCCGGAGTGGAGAACTTAATTAAGACGCTCCCAGGAGTTAGCGGGAACGATGAGCTAAGCACTCAATATGCAGTGCGTGGTGGAAATTACGATGAAAATCTGGTGTACGTAAACGAGATCGAGGTCTATCGACCATTTTTAATACGTAGCGGGCAGCAAGAGGGGTTAAGTTTTGTGAATAGTGACCTCACAAGATCTGTAGATTTCTCGGCTGGAGGATTTCAGGCAAAATACGGAGATAAATTATCTTCAGTTCTTGATATTGAGTATCGCCGACCGGTAAGTTTTGGAGCCACTGCCGATCTTAGCCTATTAGGCGCAAGTGCTTCGGTAGAGGGTATTTCGCCAAATGAGAGGTTACGCGGTATTGTTGGACTTCGATATCGGGATAACAGTCTTTTTGTAAATGCAAAGCAAACCGAAACAAATTTTCAGCCGCGTTTTGGAGATGCACAAACCTATCTCACTTATAAGTTTTCGAATAAATTCGAACTCGGTTTTTTGGGAAATATTTCTGTAAACCAATATGATTATGAGCCATTAACACGACAAACCAATTTTGGAACTCTAGCCAATCCGGTAGCCTTACTTGTGTTTTATGAAGGACAAGAAAAAGACCGTTACAATACTTATTTCGGTGCTTTAAAAGGAACGTATGTGGTTAACGATCAATTCACTACAAAATTTATCGCTTCGCTGTATCAGACTACAGAGCAGGAATACTTCGATATCTTGGCACAATACCGTTTAGGTGAAGTAAACACCAATATAGGAGATGAAAATCTTGGAGAAGTCGAGTTTACTGAAGGGATAGGATCTCAATTAACGCACGCACGAAATGATCTGGATGCCTTGATCATAAATGCAGAACACAAAGGAATCTATAAACTGAAGTCAGAAGAAGTAGATCCCAATGCTGCAGTTATAGAATACGGAATAAAATATACGCGGGAAGATATTCGCGACCGGGTACAGGAATACGAGATCATCGATTCGGCCGGATTTTCCATTCGACCGCCCCTATCCGATTTTGCTAATGATCAGCCGTACAATCCTTTTACATCACCCATTGTTCCTTATACCGATATTAGGGCAACAAATAATGTCCAGATCGATCGTTTCTCAGGTTATGCTCAATGGAGTAAAAAGAGCAATCTTGGTAATAGCGATCTCTGGCTAAATGCAGGAGTACGTGCACATAACTGGACTGTTAGCGGTGATGGTATTGAAAGCACCTCGCAAACCACCATTAGTCCGAGAGGGCAAGTATCATTAAAACCCGATTGGGAAATGGATATGCTATTCAGGCTTTCTGGAGGGTTATATCACCAACCACCGTTCTACAGGGAGTTAAGAGATTCTACCGGCGCCGTACGTCCTGGGGTAAAAGCACAACAATCGGTCCATATAGTACTTGGGAACGACTATAGCTTTGATCTTTGGGGCCGACCGTTTACATTAAACAGTGAATTGTATTACAAGCATCTTACTGATGTTAACCCGTACACATTGGAAAATGTTAGAATTAGATATCGGGCCCGTAATAACGCGGTCGCATACGCCTATGGACTCGATCTGCGACTGGCAGGAGAGTTTGTTCCCGGAACAGAAAGTTGGGTGAGTTTCGGCTATCTTAAAACCGAAGAAAATATAGAAGACAGAGGTTATATATTCAGGCCAACGGATCAACGGCTGAAGTTTGGGGTGTTGTTTCAGGACTACGTAAAAGTTATCCCCGATCTTAAAATGTATCTGAACCTTGTTTATAACACCGGATTACCCGGGGGATCACCAAGCTATGCAGATCCCTACGATTTTCAAACCCGATTGCCCGATTATAAAAGGGCCGATCTTGGGGTATCGTACGTAATAGTAAACAGCGATAAATTGAGTGACAGCGGACTTCTGAAACCATTTGAGGAACTCACCATTGGTGCTGAGATCTTTAATATCTTCGACGTAAGAAACTCGATCACAAATACCTTTGTGAGAGATGTGTATACTAAGGTTCAGTATTCAATACCAAATTTTCTTACCCCTAGAGTCTATAATGTACGGGTAACTATGAAGTTTTAA
- a CDS encoding Smr/MutS family protein translates to MKIGDRVEVVDDAVSGIITGVSENNVTIKTNDDFELQYPKNELVVIPKALEADKNFSKDLLKNMAEKVEKRPKKVKRVKPKERNLPPMVVDLHIHQLVKDDRNLSNFDMLNIQIDTAKRQLDFAIKKRIQRVVFIHGIGQGVLREELEYLFRRYDQLKYYDADLQKYGRGATEVYIFQNTSPSEH, encoded by the coding sequence ATGAAAATTGGAGATCGCGTAGAAGTCGTTGATGATGCTGTATCGGGTATCATTACTGGTGTTTCAGAAAATAATGTTACCATTAAAACAAATGACGATTTTGAGCTCCAATACCCTAAAAATGAGTTGGTAGTGATTCCAAAAGCTCTTGAAGCGGATAAAAATTTTTCAAAAGATCTTTTGAAGAATATGGCCGAAAAAGTGGAAAAAAGACCAAAAAAGGTAAAAAGAGTAAAACCTAAGGAGCGAAATCTCCCGCCAATGGTAGTTGATCTCCATATTCATCAACTAGTTAAGGATGATCGAAATCTCAGTAATTTCGATATGCTCAACATTCAAATCGATACTGCAAAAAGGCAATTGGATTTTGCAATTAAAAAACGTATTCAGCGCGTTGTTTTTATACACGGGATAGGACAAGGCGTACTTCGTGAAGAATTGGAATATCTGTTTAGAAGATATGACCAATTAAAATATTACGATGCCGATCTTCAAAAATATGGAAGAGGCGCCACCGAAGTATATATTTTTCAGAATACATCTCCTTCAGAACATTAA
- the rocD gene encoding ornithine--oxo-acid transaminase, protein MAVLEQTSSQQAIDLENKYGAHNYHPLPVVLRRGEGVYVWDVEGKKYFDFLSAYSAVNQGHCHPRIVKAMREQAETLTLTSRAFYNDMLGKYEKYACEYFGFDKLLPMNTGAEAVETALKLCRKWAYEKKGISENDAEIVVCENNFHGRTTTIISFSNDPVARKNFGPYTQGFIKIEYDNLNALKETLENNPNVAGFLVEPIQGEAGVYVPSEGYLRQAKELCEKHNVLFIADEVQTGIARTGKLLAVDHENVKPDVLILGKALSGGAYPVSAVLANDAVMEVIKPGNHGSTFGGNPVAAAVAMAALEVIKDEKLAQNAQELGELFRKEISNYIETSSICSLVRGKGLLNAIVINDSEESETAWNICLRLRDNGLLAKPTHGNIIRFAPPLVMNREQLLECVSIITETLKEFEG, encoded by the coding sequence ATGGCAGTTTTAGAGCAAACGTCATCGCAACAAGCGATCGATCTGGAAAATAAATACGGAGCGCATAACTATCATCCTCTTCCGGTGGTATTACGTAGAGGAGAAGGAGTTTATGTGTGGGATGTTGAAGGAAAAAAATATTTTGACTTTCTTTCGGCCTACTCTGCGGTAAATCAGGGGCATTGTCATCCGCGAATCGTTAAAGCTATGCGTGAGCAGGCCGAAACACTTACGTTAACATCAAGAGCTTTTTATAATGATATGCTGGGGAAATATGAAAAGTACGCATGTGAGTATTTTGGTTTCGATAAATTGCTTCCAATGAATACAGGTGCAGAAGCTGTAGAAACCGCATTAAAACTTTGTAGAAAATGGGCATATGAGAAGAAAGGGATTTCTGAAAATGATGCGGAAATTGTAGTATGTGAAAATAATTTCCACGGAAGGACAACGACCATTATTTCATTTTCAAATGATCCGGTTGCTCGAAAGAATTTTGGCCCCTATACGCAGGGTTTCATCAAGATTGAATACGATAATTTGAATGCTTTAAAAGAAACTTTAGAGAATAATCCTAATGTTGCGGGCTTCTTAGTTGAACCTATTCAGGGTGAAGCAGGGGTATATGTTCCTTCTGAAGGATATTTGAGACAAGCCAAAGAATTATGTGAGAAACACAATGTATTATTTATTGCTGATGAAGTACAGACGGGTATCGCCCGAACCGGTAAACTACTGGCTGTAGACCATGAAAATGTAAAACCTGATGTTTTGATTCTCGGAAAAGCCTTAAGTGGTGGTGCATATCCTGTTTCGGCCGTTTTAGCGAACGATGCGGTAATGGAAGTTATTAAACCCGGAAACCACGGTTCTACTTTTGGAGGAAATCCGGTTGCTGCTGCTGTAGCTATGGCGGCATTAGAGGTAATAAAAGATGAGAAGCTTGCTCAAAATGCACAGGAATTGGGTGAACTTTTCAGAAAGGAAATTTCAAACTATATAGAAACCAGTTCAATTTGTAGCTTAGTGAGAGGTAAGGGCCTCTTAAATGCTATTGTCATTAACGATAGTGAGGAAAGTGAAACCGCCTGGAATATCTGCTTACGTCTGAGGGATAACGGACTATTGGCCAAGCCTACACATGGTAATATCATTCGATTCGCTCCGCCCTTGGTAATGAACAGGGAACAACTATTGGAATGTGTTTCTATTATTACCGAAACCTTAAAGGAATTTGAGGGATAA
- a CDS encoding DUF2752 domain-containing protein, giving the protein MLIEGLEDYMLQCTNKRIFGIECLGCGIQRATVLLLRGEFAAAFKMYPAIYTLIVLVAFVIFNLFVKFKNDFRIKMGLLFLNVIIIIVSYVIKMNKFI; this is encoded by the coding sequence ATGCTTATAGAGGGTCTCGAAGATTACATGCTTCAATGCACCAATAAGAGAATCTTCGGGATAGAATGTTTAGGCTGTGGCATCCAACGTGCCACAGTCTTACTTTTAAGAGGTGAGTTTGCCGCGGCCTTTAAAATGTATCCTGCCATCTATACACTCATTGTACTTGTCGCGTTTGTTATTTTTAATCTTTTTGTGAAGTTTAAAAATGACTTCAGAATAAAAATGGGATTGCTTTTTTTGAACGTAATCATCATTATAGTGAGTTATGTGATAAAAATGAACAAATTCATTTAA
- a CDS encoding M23 family metallopeptidase, with protein sequence MRLVLVFLFFTGLSSAQTSVPQDYFSNPLDIPLILSGSFGELRSNHFHSGLDIKTQQKEGIPIYAPADGYVNRIKVAHYGYGKALYIKHPNGYSTVYAHLQKYAGAIEEYVKRNQYSKETFEIELFPESSELVVKKGELIGYTGNSGSSGGPHLHFEIRDSASRPMNPLLFGIDIPDTKKPLINSVHVYPIGEDAHVNQSQLPLKLRLTRQKDGNYVSEQIKACGKLGFGVSTYDQQNGASNKNGVYRIKSTFNGQPSFDVLFEKFSFDETRYLNRFIDYNYYMSNKSRIQKLFREKNNPLSIINAENESGYTTVLNGFTSTYHIEVTDFKGNKVEITVPIEGVKEDILEPRPLDTTLDFVKAEEATSITKGKFNIYIPAGSLYEDAYLEIEAVGDTLKFHDDLVPIHKNITITVDAENYRPEDLDRLYIGRLNYRGEPYYNSTSRSGSKLSTRTRTFGTYTLVSDNTAPWIKPVNFDNDKWISSNKTLKIKIEDDLSGISSYRATVNGKFILMEYNYKTDVLTYDFDDAVVNETENNLKVIVVDNVGNSATFEATFFRK encoded by the coding sequence ATGCGGCTTGTACTAGTATTTCTATTTTTCACGGGATTATCTTCCGCTCAAACCTCAGTTCCTCAGGATTATTTCAGCAATCCACTGGACATTCCATTGATCCTTTCAGGAAGTTTTGGCGAGTTGAGAAGTAATCACTTCCACAGTGGACTGGATATTAAAACCCAGCAAAAAGAAGGCATTCCCATTTATGCTCCTGCAGATGGGTATGTAAACCGAATTAAAGTTGCACATTATGGCTACGGAAAAGCCTTATATATTAAGCATCCTAACGGTTATTCCACGGTATATGCACACCTTCAGAAATATGCCGGCGCTATAGAAGAATACGTAAAACGGAATCAGTATTCAAAGGAAACCTTCGAAATTGAACTCTTTCCGGAGTCTTCCGAATTGGTAGTAAAAAAAGGTGAACTTATAGGTTACACAGGTAACAGTGGTAGTAGTGGCGGACCCCATTTACATTTTGAGATTAGAGACAGTGCTTCGAGACCTATGAATCCGTTGCTATTTGGAATTGATATCCCGGACACCAAGAAACCTTTGATCAATAGTGTGCATGTATATCCAATAGGGGAAGACGCTCATGTAAATCAGTCGCAGCTCCCCTTAAAACTTCGATTAACCAGACAGAAAGACGGCAACTATGTTTCAGAACAAATAAAAGCATGCGGAAAACTTGGTTTCGGAGTGTCGACGTATGACCAGCAAAATGGTGCATCTAACAAAAATGGGGTATACCGAATTAAATCCACCTTTAACGGCCAACCTAGTTTTGACGTGCTTTTTGAAAAATTTTCTTTCGATGAGACACGCTATCTCAATCGCTTTATTGATTACAATTATTATATGTCGAATAAAAGTCGGATTCAGAAGTTATTCAGAGAAAAAAACAATCCGCTCAGTATTATTAATGCTGAAAATGAATCCGGTTATACCACAGTTCTCAACGGTTTTACGTCTACCTATCACATTGAAGTAACCGATTTTAAAGGCAATAAAGTTGAAATTACCGTCCCAATTGAAGGGGTAAAGGAAGATATTCTTGAACCCAGACCTTTGGATACAACCCTCGATTTTGTTAAGGCTGAAGAAGCTACCTCTATCACCAAAGGTAAATTTAACATTTATATTCCTGCCGGTAGTCTTTATGAAGACGCTTATCTGGAAATTGAAGCAGTAGGTGATACGCTCAAATTTCATGATGACCTTGTTCCCATTCATAAGAACATTACCATCACTGTAGATGCCGAGAATTACAGACCTGAAGATCTCGACAGGCTTTATATTGGTCGCTTAAATTACCGCGGTGAACCCTATTACAACAGTACAAGCAGAAGTGGAAGCAAATTATCGACCCGAACAAGAACTTTTGGCACGTATACACTGGTAAGTGATAATACCGCTCCTTGGATCAAGCCGGTAAATTTTGATAATGACAAATGGATAAGCAGTAATAAGACTTTAAAAATAAAGATTGAAGATGACCTTAGCGGAATAAGTTCGTATAGAGCAACGGTTAACGGAAAGTTTATTCTAATGGAATATAATTATAAAACCGACGTTCTAACTTATGATTTTGATGATGCTGTAGTAAACGAAACTGAGAACAATTTGAAAGTAATTGTTGTAGATAATGTGGGAAATAGTGCTACATTTGAAGCAACATTTTTCAGAAAATAA
- a CDS encoding T9SS type A sorting domain-containing protein produces the protein MKNLLLSAMLITSVSSIAQLYVTPNGATDSYVYVNDEVLFVEQDVNLVENNAGTTRASIYLRNQSQLIQGSTSSANSGTGYISIMQNAPADDAWDYSFWSSPVGNQALGASGNENFGILRIHDSLSVTNSIAATTTAAHNGTVSPMRISRRWLYKHPAGVNNWQSINNNYIVDPGLGFTMKGLGTTNHNQIYDFRGRPNNGDITVAVINNAHTLSGNPYPSALDLNRVFYEPGNNEINEFWFWDEDRTINSHLFVANKGGYGTWVPGASDPNGTNPGTYVPAVFLNYDAGGNPSGGSTGTGNSYQRRFSPVGQGFMIYADGTGDITFRNSHRRYIIEGAANNSQYRNPVTGDPVTGINTQPSIRPADNRLPHYRINTIFGESHTRQLVLAFSPESTDGFDRGYDGRSPADATSDAFFPVTFNSEIKPFVINTVPFEVSKVIPLTVKIANEFTKLEVIAVERINTNQRAYLLDAATNLRQRITEGYSADVNLDPGVYENRFYIVFTNGSDISASAEPDQQTLIRESIIENVDVFQNNPATQLEISNPEGYTLKDASVYDMAGKLVIHEKNLGDSSRYAFSTANLSDGIYLVKLTTKEDVVVDYKVTVHNKR, from the coding sequence ATGAAAAACCTACTACTTTCTGCTATGTTGATAACTTCGGTTAGCTCTATAGCTCAGCTTTACGTTACCCCCAACGGCGCTACAGATTCGTATGTTTATGTTAATGACGAAGTTTTATTCGTTGAACAGGACGTGAATCTGGTTGAAAACAACGCCGGCACGACTCGAGCAAGTATCTATTTGCGAAACCAATCGCAATTAATTCAAGGAAGTACTTCTTCTGCGAATTCAGGTACCGGGTATATTTCAATTATGCAAAATGCCCCGGCGGATGACGCCTGGGATTATTCCTTCTGGTCATCTCCTGTTGGAAATCAGGCATTGGGCGCGAGTGGAAATGAAAATTTTGGGATCTTACGTATTCACGACTCATTGAGCGTGACAAATTCAATTGCAGCTACAACCACCGCTGCTCACAACGGAACGGTTTCACCTATGCGTATTTCACGCAGATGGCTCTATAAGCATCCTGCAGGTGTTAACAACTGGCAATCCATTAATAACAATTATATTGTAGATCCAGGGCTAGGGTTTACTATGAAAGGTCTTGGTACAACAAATCACAATCAGATCTATGATTTCCGTGGAAGACCCAATAATGGAGATATCACTGTTGCGGTAATAAATAATGCACATACATTGTCCGGTAATCCATACCCTTCAGCATTAGACCTGAATCGGGTTTTTTATGAACCTGGAAATAATGAGATAAATGAATTCTGGTTCTGGGATGAAGATAGAACTATTAATTCTCATCTTTTTGTTGCAAACAAAGGAGGTTATGGCACTTGGGTTCCGGGAGCAAGTGATCCTAATGGAACAAACCCAGGGACATATGTTCCTGCTGTGTTCCTTAATTATGACGCAGGTGGTAACCCATCTGGAGGAAGTACTGGAACCGGAAATTCCTATCAAAGAAGATTCTCACCTGTAGGACAGGGGTTTATGATCTATGCCGATGGTACAGGAGATATCACATTCAGAAATAGCCATAGACGATATATAATTGAAGGAGCTGCTAATAATTCACAGTACAGAAATCCGGTCACCGGTGATCCTGTTACAGGAATAAATACACAACCATCTATAAGACCGGCAGATAACCGACTTCCGCATTATAGAATTAATACGATCTTCGGAGAGTCACATACGCGTCAGTTGGTATTGGCATTTTCTCCGGAATCTACCGATGGATTCGATCGTGGATATGACGGGCGTAGTCCGGCAGATGCAACTTCAGATGCTTTTTTCCCTGTTACTTTTAATTCTGAAATCAAGCCGTTTGTCATTAATACCGTACCATTTGAAGTTTCAAAGGTGATTCCGTTGACTGTTAAAATAGCGAACGAATTTACTAAATTAGAGGTTATAGCGGTTGAAAGAATTAACACCAATCAAAGAGCCTATTTGCTTGATGCAGCTACCAACTTAAGACAAAGAATTACTGAAGGTTATTCTGCAGATGTGAATTTAGATCCGGGTGTTTATGAGAACCGTTTTTATATCGTGTTCACAAACGGATCTGATATATCTGCAAGTGCGGAACCAGATCAACAAACGTTAATTCGTGAATCTATCATTGAAAATGTAGATGTTTTCCAGAATAATCCGGCTACACAGCTTGAGATTAGCAACCCAGAGGGATATACATTAAAAGATGCAAGCGTTTACGATATGGCCGGGAAGCTGGTTATTCATGAGAAGAATCTGGGAGACAGCAGTAGATATGCTTTCTCTACAGCGAATCTTAGTGACGGTATCTATTTGGTAAAATTGACAACCAAAGAAGACGTAGTAGTGGACTATAAAGTAACAGTTCATAATAAAAGATAA
- a CDS encoding CCC motif membrane protein codes for MEKQKLPNSTLILVFGIISIVTCCCYGLGLVFGIIAMVMSKKANALYLANPEQYSGYQNVKTGKILSIIGIILSVIYLGYVIFLFATLGMDGVMNMNEEFMREYGM; via the coding sequence ATGGAAAAACAAAAACTACCAAATTCAACCCTTATCTTGGTTTTCGGGATCATATCGATAGTTACCTGCTGTTGCTATGGGCTCGGACTGGTATTCGGTATCATTGCAATGGTAATGTCTAAAAAGGCCAATGCACTGTATTTGGCTAATCCGGAACAATATAGTGGCTATCAAAATGTAAAAACCGGTAAAATACTTTCTATCATAGGGATCATTCTAAGTGTGATTTATCTCGGATATGTGATTTTCCTTTTCGCTACATTAGGTATGGATGGTGTTATGAATATGAATGAAGAATTCATGCGGGAATACGGTATGTAA
- a CDS encoding cysteine desulfurase family protein, giving the protein MKKVYFDSAATTQLRSEVIRCITEVLKTEFGNPSSTHSYGRSSKSLLENARKEIAAYLKVSASEIIFTSGGTEADNLVLNSCVRDLGVTRIISSKIEHHAVLYTIAQLEEKYGIVAEYVNLDDCGTIDYEHLTKLLDDKTHKTLVCLMHVNNEIGNILDIKRVADLCKAHDALFHSDTVQSIGHFDVDFSEIPVDFAAVAAHKFHGPKGAGFAFIRKNTGLKPLIFGGEQERGMRAGTEAVYAIAGMAEALKISYQNLEKEKAYITDLKDYFKTQLIEHIPGVKFNGNCDDNVKSTYTLLNVCLPISPEKAMMLLFQLDLKGIACSKGSACQSGSNKGSHVLSEILSEEDMQKPSIRFSFCSFNTKDEVDYVVAVLKDFINS; this is encoded by the coding sequence ATGAAAAAAGTCTATTTCGATAGTGCTGCCACAACGCAGCTTCGCAGTGAGGTTATTCGGTGCATTACCGAAGTTCTTAAGACAGAATTTGGAAACCCCTCATCTACCCACTCTTATGGTAGGTCATCTAAATCATTACTTGAAAATGCAAGGAAAGAGATCGCTGCTTATTTAAAAGTATCTGCCTCCGAAATTATATTTACATCCGGAGGAACTGAAGCAGATAATTTAGTATTAAACAGTTGCGTCCGGGACCTTGGAGTGACTAGAATTATTTCAAGTAAAATTGAGCATCACGCAGTCCTGTATACTATTGCGCAATTAGAAGAGAAATACGGCATTGTTGCCGAATATGTTAATCTTGATGATTGTGGAACAATCGATTATGAGCATCTCACTAAATTATTAGATGACAAAACACATAAGACTCTGGTATGTCTAATGCATGTGAATAACGAAATAGGGAATATACTCGATATCAAACGTGTTGCCGACCTATGCAAAGCTCACGATGCCTTGTTTCATAGTGATACCGTACAATCTATAGGCCATTTTGATGTTGATTTTTCTGAAATTCCTGTAGATTTTGCCGCTGTCGCAGCACATAAATTTCACGGACCAAAAGGTGCCGGATTTGCTTTTATACGAAAAAATACCGGTCTAAAACCGTTAATTTTTGGTGGAGAACAGGAACGTGGGATGCGAGCAGGAACCGAAGCTGTATACGCTATCGCAGGTATGGCCGAAGCCCTGAAGATCTCCTATCAGAACCTGGAAAAGGAGAAAGCTTATATTACTGATCTAAAAGATTATTTTAAAACGCAATTGATCGAACACATCCCCGGGGTGAAATTCAATGGAAATTGTGATGATAACGTAAAAAGCACGTATACTTTGTTAAATGTTTGTCTTCCTATTTCTCCCGAAAAGGCAATGATGTTATTGTTTCAGTTGGATCTAAAGGGTATTGCCTGCTCTAAAGGCAGTGCCTGTCAGAGCGGAAGTAACAAAGGATCGCATGTTCTAAGTGAAATACTTTCCGAAGAAGATATGCAAAAACCCTCCATTCGGTTCTCGTTCTGCAGCTTTAATACCAAAGATGAGGTTGATTATGTAGTCGCGGTACTTAAGGATTTTATCAATTCTTAA